A region of the Hyperolius riggenbachi isolate aHypRig1 chromosome 9, aHypRig1.pri, whole genome shotgun sequence genome:
aaaatatttccctagtacaatattgGGAGCCAACTTTTTGggggggaaataaaggtgcatttttttcagttttgcgtttatcactaattacaagcccatcattaaaaaaaaaaaataacagctaTAACCCTCTTGACGtacgtaataaaaaaaagttcagtccatcaggtaactatgtatttttttttttacttgtcatttttttaatgcaaaaaaattatttgtgtactaagggagagtgtgggagggaatgagttcattttaaatgtaagtgtgggtctttttattaaaataaatgtatgtaggtttaactatttggccacaagatgtccttgagcATTACTTTCTATTAGCATACAATAAGTACGCaaagaggaagtaatgcgtggacgtgttacTTTGTTTTGATATAATGActtcggcatctcattgatgtctGCGATCATTAAcacgggacttagattaatgaatgggaactgcatttctATTCATCCCTCCTCTAATGATCGGCGGAGAGAACAATTATGGGAGCGTGCACGAGATCAAGCAGGAGTACGCAGCAGCAAGGGATGAGAATGTACGTccctgttagtgttgggcgaacatctagatgttcgggttcgggccgaacaggccgaacatggccgcgatgttcgggtgttcgacccgaactccgaacataatggaagtcaatggggacccgaacttttgtgctttgtaaagcctccttatatgctacataccccaaatttacagggtatgtgcaccttgggagtgggtacaagaggaaaaaaaaatttagcaaaaagagcttatagtttttgagaaaatcgattttaaagtttcaaagggaaaactgtcttttaaatgcgggaaatgtctgttttctttgcacaggtaacatgctttttgtcggcatgcagtcataaatgtaatacatataagaggttccaggaaaagggaccggtaatgctaacccagcagcagcacacgtgatggaacaggaggagggtggcgcaggaggagaaggccacgctttgagacacaacaacccaggccttgcatgaggacaagaagcgtgcggatagcatgctttgtaccaccatgcagtcataaatgtaataaagataagtggttcaataaacagggaccacgcggcaacgctaacccagcagcagcacacgtgatggaacaggaggaggcgcaggaggagaaggccacgctttgtgagacacaacaacccaggccttgcatgaggacaaaaagcgtgcggatagcatgctttgtaccgccatgtagtcataaatgtaataaagataagaggttcaataaacagggaccacgcggcaacgctaacccagcagcagcagcagcagcagcacacgtgatggaacaggaggaggcgcaggaggagaaggccacgctttgtgagacacaacaacccaggccttgcatgaggacaaaaagcgtgcggatagcatgctttgtaccgccatgtagtcataaatgtaataaagataagaggttcaataaacagggaccacgcggcaacggtaacccagcagcagcagcagcacacgtgatggaacaggaggaggcgcaggaggagaaggccacgctttgtgagacacaacaacccaggccttgcatgaggacaaaaagcgtgcggatatagcagcaatgctttttgccgccatgcagtcataaatgtaatacagatgagaggttcaataaacagggaccggaaacgctaaaccatcccagatgttcatcggtcatgttacttggttggggtccaggagtgttgcgtagtcgtttccaatccaggattgattcattttaatttgagtcagacggtctgcattttctgtggagaggcggatacgccgatctgtgatgatgcctccggcagcactgaaacagcgttccgacataacgctggctgccgggcaagccagcacctctattgcgtacattgccagttcgtgccaggtgtctagcttcatgcccggtttcaggtccagcggtgccagccacaaatccgtctgttcctttattcccctccaaatttcctcccctgtgtgctgcttatccccaaggcagatcagcttcagcaacgcttgctgacgcatgccaacagctgtgctgcactgcttccacgatcctactgctgctggtgctgggttagcatttccggatgaggtacagctttgagatgcgttggaggagaaggagtcagagaggtaggtgctgctgttgttatccagctgtttgcggcgtgggcaacacccgcgccgtagcaggtgaggaatcgctgccaggctccacaaggttcacccagtgcgcggtaagggagatgtatcgaccctggccgaacgcactcgtccaggtgtcagtggtgaggtgaaccttgcaggcaacggcattcttcaagcttcgggttatttagctgaccacgtgctcatgcaactcaggcactgcagagcgcgcaaagtggtagcggctgggaaccacgtaacgtgggatggccactgacatcatgcccttgaagctgtttgtctccaccactcgatatggcagcatttcgcaggccagaagcttggctatgctggctggctgttactgccacggcccgggggtcatttgctggcaatttcctcttgtgctcaaacatctcagaaacagacaactcaaccgtagcgctgcacaccgaagggctgttggttgttgtgtttgatgaacactgggagacctcaagagcactagtccggaaagtgacagtgtcagcatcgtctgatgtttgtgaatgttgtgaaccacgcaatggctgggctactgctgctgctgaggcgggtctggtggtgagtctggtgaacccaagggaggcagtgttgctggtggtaccctgtcctgccgcgtttgcccacagagtgggatgtttggatagaatgtggcggctcatgctggtggtggagaggttgttaatacttttccccctgctcaggcgggtcttgcacaccttgcaaatcgccatggtaacatcctcagtgcagtcttcaaagaaagcccagactttaactggctgaggactcggacctcgtgcgtgatgtgctggtgctgcttaacccactgctggacgcttgagaggtcatccaagtaattatctggtcctgttcttttggatctgtgagggttgttgtcctggacaacatgggcagtattgagtgggttttcttgggtgctcccctgtggcctgtacgtgaaccgtcaggggaaacacctcttcccttgcccctccctctttcaccggatttcttcctcatttcacttatccttaaagtacacgctgactggcagcagtacagtggcagtacagaaatgctatacagtggtgggtgagcggtgtaccactattgtcagcagtgacacagagcacaatgctatacagtggcgggtgagcggtgtactactgttcccagcagacacagagtggaagtaaacacaatgctatatagtgtggctgagccgtgtacacagagtggcattaaacacaatgctatatagtctgctatatagtcaccccgaacagggtgatgttctgcagaacccgaacagtggcaaacactgttcgcccaacactactgggagggaacgcagattttagtacctaaacacacgatacaacatgttttccggggtcggactctgaggcacatacagatggtcccgatcatcatcctcatcatacaactcttctcctgagtctgacccacccaccacctctgccaccccaacatccccagacacagacccctcatcgtcctcaacattaacttgggatgctggcctgagccagacctcctcctccacatcaggccccatcatctcctcaatggcagccctcattaatcgctctggcgacggactgatggacacaacgttctcctccggggagggctgctgctgaccactggctgctggggtggatgttatagcttgcatggggcgttggctgttgctgttgttgggagtgctgctcacagcggaggtctctggggaactcatgttgagctcatatagtggttgacggtgagtggagtattactgatcccagcaatatacacactgactggcagagtacgcaatgctatatagtgtggctgagcggtgtacacagagtggcagtaaacacaatgctatatagtctggctgagcgagcggtgtactactgttcccagcagaatcagagtggcagtaaacaatggtatatagtctggctgagcggtgtacatagagtgtcagtaaacaatggtatatagtctggctgagcgagcggtgtactactgttcccagcagaatcagagtggcagtaaacaatggtatatagtctggctgagcggtgtacatagagtgtcagtaaacaatggtatatagtctggctgagcgagcggtgtactactgttcccagcagaatcagagtggcagtaaacaatggtatatagtctggctgagcggtgtacacagagtgtcagtaaacaatggtatatagtgtggctgagtggtgtacacagagtgtcagtaaacaatggtatatagtctggctgagcggtgtacacagagtggcagtaaacacaatgctatatactctggctgagcgagcggtgtactactgttcccagcagacacagaacagtaaacagaatgctatatagtgtggctgagcgagcggtgtaccactattcccagcagacacagaacagtgaacagaatgctatatagtgtggctgagcgagcggtgtaccactattcccagcagacacagaacagtaaacagaatgctatatagtgtggctgagcgagcggtgtaccactattccaagcagacacagaacagtgaacagaatgctatatagtgtggctgagcgagcggtgtaccactattcccagcagacacagagtggcagtaaacagaatgctatatagtgtggctgagcgaggtacacagagtggcagtaaacagaatgctatatagtgtggctgagcgagcggtgtaccactattcccagcagacacagaacagtgaacagaatgctatatagtgtggctgagcgagcggtgtaccactattcccagcagacacagaacagtgaacagaatgctatatagtgtggatgagcgagcggtgtaccactattcccagcagacacagaacagtaaacagaatgctatatagtgtggctgagcgagcggtgtaccactattcccagcagacacagaacagtgaacagaatgctatatagtgtggctgagcgagcggtgtaccactattcccagcagacacagaacagtgaacagaatgctatatagtgtggctgagcgagcggtgtactactgttcccagcagacacagaacagtacacagaatgctatatagtgtggctgaacgagcggtgtactactgttcccagcagacacagaacagtacacagaatgctatatagtgtggctgaacgagcggtgtaccactattccaagcagacacagaacagtgaacagaatgctatatagtgtggctgagcgagcggtgtaccactattcccagcagacacagagtggcagtaaacagaatgctatatagtgtggctgagcgaggtacacagagtggcagtaaacagaatgctatatagtgtggctgtgcaagcggtgtactactattcccagcagacacagagtggcagtaaacagaatgctatatagtgtggctgagcgaggtacacagagtggcagtaaacagaatgctgagcgagcggtgtactactattcccagcagcgacacacaatgactgggggggaccctggctagcgtggctggagcgcgaactaccctgcctgcctacccaaagctaaacccacagacaaatggcggagatatgacgtggttcgggtatttatttacccgaaccacgtgacagttcggccaatcagagcgcgttcgggtccgaaccacgtgacccgttcggccaatcacagcgctagccgaacgttcggggaacgttcggccatgcgctcttagttcggccatatggccgaacggtttggccgagcaccgtcaggtgttcggccgaactcgaacatcacccgaacagggtgatgttctgcagaacccgaacagtggcgaacactgttcgcccaacactagtccctgtGAGGTGTTTTGCAGGGACATAGATACTCATCCAGGGGAGGTAAAGTGGTAAAGGAATACCTATGGCttttaatgtttaattttaaatttaCATAAGTATTTACTTCagcttgggaacagctgtttcagAACTTTTTCTCCCACCATAATTGCAAGTTATGGTTTGAACTAGGGTGagttcacactatacacattgTGTTGCACTCCATGGGGAagcactgtcctcagaattgtagGGGTAAGTTCATATTTCTGCATTGTAACGGACTGCATCATGCTAATATACATTCTGCAGTGTGTTTCTGGATAACGTGCAAAAACGCTCGCATTACACAACAATTGCATTGCATTCTGCCCGTTGTAGCCCAGGCATTATGCAATGCACATCTCTGAAAATAACTCTACCAATTTGTATAAGTGATGAGAAATAGGTGCTgctttttgactttttatttaatGATGAAGAATTTTACTATGTTCTTTTCAGCAGAAGCCTTGTAGGTCCCTTTAAACCCCTAAAGACATAAGAAAATACATTAAATGGGATGTTCAGAATGTGATAAATGAAAGTATTCCCCTTATTAAATACATCATTTCAATTAAAATGTGAATGCTGTGCAATATTACAGAAAACATTTTCTTCAAGTGAATGTTCATACACCTGGTAACAATGAATGGGACAGCTGTAAcacattttattctgttggcattTGCTGACTTACGCGAGTTTCAAAACTTATTATCCTTTATTTTTTTCCTAACCTATGTTACATCTATTGTCGGCAATGTGTTCATTATTATGCTTGTTAGAACAGATTCCTCACTTTCCAGCCCTATGTATTTCTTTATTAGCATATTCTCTGCTTTAGAAATGATGTTTGCATCTGTCACTGTTCCAAAACTACTAGCTAACCTAGTCGCAGCAAACAATGTGATCTCTTTTAATGGTTGCATTATTCAAATGTATGTATTCGACTCCATGGGCGTGACTGAATGTTATCTTCTTGCAGTCATGGTCTTTGACCGACATCTGGCTATAAGCAATCCATTACGGTACTCATCGATTATGACCCACACTTTTCGTACTGAGTTAGCCATTTTACCATGGCTCGTTGGCTTTGGAACTATTTTAATCCCTGTCATCTTCACAGCACAATTGGAATTCTGTGGTCCTAACACAATTGATCACTTTTTCTGTGAATTTGCTCCGCTTCAAAGGTTGTCAAGCGCTGATACTTTTGTCAGTCGTGTGTCGACAAGTGTTACCGGTGCCTTTGACATTGTTTTACCATTTCTAGTAATCATGGGACTATACATCCATATCATCGCAACTGTTACCAAGATCAAGACTGTTGAAGGCAAGCAAAAAGCATTTTCCACCTGCACATCCCATCTCATCGTAGCAAGTCTGTTTTATGGTACTGCTATTATCGTGTATGTAAATCCAGGGGGCACTAATCATGATAAATACCTGGCCTTTATGTACACAGCTTTTACACCTATGGTTAATCCATTTATTTACACCTTCCGAAATCAAGATGTCAAGAAAGCCTTCAGAAGATTATTAAACCAATTTCTAACACAGAGTTGCATGCCACACCAATGAGACTGGTGATTGATGTGAAGTTAGCCTTCAGAAGACTATTAAACCAGTTGTAACATAGAATTAcactgtaaagcaatgtaactccTGTTACAGAACATATAttacataatttattttttttatttacaggttgTTCTAATTTAGATAATCTATCGATGTCAATaggtaaagtgtacctgagagcaggaataagaaagattttatacttacctggggcttcctccagccccatgagcacctctgtgtccctcgctgtcctcctgcatgCCGCCATTCAGCCGCAGTCAGTCCCGTTAATCTGGCTTAGTCGCGTCAGtcaggctcttctgcacatgtgcagccatccgcgtatgcgcagaagagcctgactgatgcgactgagctagttactggggctgattgcggccgagtgtttgaaagcactttaggcctacaatttagcattcaatgtgatttctgcccttaaacgctgctttgcatcaaatccagatttcccccaggacttttggcatgtatcccactccgcaatgctcccctccaggtgttagaccccttgaaacatattttccatcacttttctggccagcataagtgtttctcgttttccaagttcgcctccccattgaagtctattgcggttcacgaaagttcgcgcgaaccgaacctttcgcggaatttcgcgaatcCGGTTCATGAatggaaaatcggaggttcgggccatctctaccaagcaacctgtatctccctctgtgcatatgtatatctataaaaaaaacttttagcctacCGCATTGTCGGGGTGGGTGGTTATGGATAATGGCAGTtgatgctgtctgttttttttcatgtctgtagTAGTAAAGATGAAtatatgcaggctgattgtggaccaaacaatatgaacaaattacatggcaaatatcaatcatttcttcatctctcttctattttttttttttttaacttctcactttgcaatgtattgatttatttgttcCCCTTTTTGCTAAGGTTACTCTTTAAGGCCTGGGGGCAACAGTGTTAGGATGGTGCATAATGTCTCCTAGGGCTGAGCAGGGGTATGTCACTTAGGAAAAAGACTGCAGTGGAGAGTGGGGCATAGGTACCGAAGAGAAGGCAGTAGATCTGTCAGATCTTACTTTTTCAGCTGTGTCTGAGCTTAGTAAAAACCTATTTCATGCAGGCCCCATGTCGACAAGGTGAGAAGATGAAGCTATCATCTAGACAAACAACCATGAGGTCACCAATAGTTTTGGATGATGTCATTTACCAAATGTTAAAAAATTGCTACAGCATTGCATAGGCTGAATGCCATGAGTTTATATACAAAATGACTAAAACACTGTTCTATCCATCACCCTCTCCAATTGAGACCAGGCTGTAAGCTCCTCACTGATCCAGTTTAATAAAGACCTTGACTGGTTTGAAACAGATTCATCCAGAAAAAGAGAAACGGGATagcgttcaggtccattttacagACATACATCTCAGGCCCCTGCCTGAAGCACCATTCTAATTAAAGAGTAGCATGGTCCCACGCTAAGCCACACAAACACCAGGAACTACCATCCACTGGCATCAGGGTATTTAAAGTAGGAAACACTGATTGGGGAACCCATTAACCCCCCTTAGTCCTATCCTATCCACATGGCACCTTGTAATCCCCAAAAGCCCCACCCACATAGGGCATGGGAAATGTGGTAATGGTTGGGTGATAGAAGGGAACATTGCCACAAAATCCTGCATCTTTCTGTCTATAAATctgattttggcaaaaaaaatttcaaGGAGCAATTACAGGGACAAGGGAAACGAGTTGAGAAACAGACAACATGCggtatgtgtatccagcattaacaTATTCAGCATGAACATATCTCTGGGCTTATCTTAGGTAGCTTAACGTATACTTTATGGGTTGAAAATCGTTATCATGAACTATCTTTCCTTAAGTATTTTATCCTTATCTGTTTAAATGTTTTCAAAAACCCACAAGCAATAAATAAGTGAAAATAAAGCAAATgtaacatctatatatataatagagtaagtgcctcaaccttcaagcaagaagaagaagtagcgccctgcccccagggccggtccaagcaaaaagaaggggctggtccaagcaagaacaagaagtagtgtcatatcaaaccaagggcaaagagggataatttgcatattcagtagcagtgcattgtgggtaaccacaaatgttcacttatagctgaattattgcaaatttgcttctgttttaagaaggaaaattacaccaagctttgctttttttagtaggagggctttttggtctcttttatgcacctatacattcttagtagtttgggtcaccctgatctgcttggttactctgttgtactggtccaagtcctatctcatacagccttatcaatccctgccatgtactgatgagtaccaaaagtctgaaacaggctgtcacatgtgggtttgatatgactgtgtaaaacttgaagctataggcttgcttgacttaccaagggtgaaaaggaaacatttgcataattagtagcggtgtattgtgggtaatcacaaatgttcacttatagctgaattattgcaaattttcttctgttttaggaaggcaaattataccaagctttgatttttttagtagaaggtatttttggtcccttttatccacctatacattccgagtggtttggatcACCTtgaactgcttggttactctgttgtactggtccaagccctatctcatacagccttatcaatccttgccatgtacagatgaggaccaaaagtctgaaacagtctttcacatgtgggtttgataaggctgtgtaaaatttaaagctataggcttgctatacaccagtggttctgcatgcttgcttggcttactaagggtgaaaaggaattatttgcatatttagtagcagtgcattgtgggtaaccacaaatgttcacttatagctgaattattgcatatttccttctgttttaggaaggcaaattacaccaagctttgctttttttagtaggaggtctttttggtcccttttatctccctatacattccgagtggtttgggtcaccgtgAGCTGCTtaattactctgttgtactggtccaagccctatctcatacagctatatcaatccctgccatgtactgatgaggaccaaaagtctgaaacaggctgtctacatgtgggtttgctatgactgtgtaaaatttaaagctatatgcttgctatacaccagtggctttggatgcttgcttggcttatcaaggggggaaaggggtaatttgcatatttagtagcagtgcattgtgggtaaccacaaatgttcacttatagctgaattattgcagatttccttctgtttcaaAAAGACaagttacaccaatacagtgtgcggcattgcaggaagtgacgacagtggaacgcacaatggaacacggaaaaggtgactcatccccgcccgctgcctcttactaatagtggtggctgctactgtgcttaagctggagggggagtgcacaggacccaggtggggtggggggttcctgctgagcttaagctggaggttcctgctgagcttaagctggaggtagagcacacatgggggacccagttgagggggggtccaaccccctccccgccgctgtgcccaatacccccttcctgccctctaccctcttatgcggtgtatgcaaagccgcgggtcggctagtttaaATTAATCAGCAAAAAGCACATTTTTAATGACCTTGTTTCTTGCttggaaagtgctgaaaagttattttataaacAATATGATGAATAGATAAGGAGACATGCTGTATTTCATGCGACAAGTTTTGCTAATCATCAACACCTTTTATACTTTTGACCCAACCTTCACTCTGATAGAAACACTGTGGCATAGCTGCCTTTTATATGAACAGAAAAACAAAGCAATCACACTGAAATAATATCTGTCTGCTATATCACTGGGCCACTATTTGGCTGTGTTATTTtcaacacaaaataaaatctCTTGACTTCATGCTTTGAAACATGCAGAAAATGTAAGCACCCGTATTGATCCACAGATTTCACCTTACCTAATTGTGGCCCTTATTCAAATTACttttccaaagttttctcctaggagataattgttcatctttagtttaaataatttttcagcactctgtaattgGAAAAAAACCAAACAGTAGGTGAcaaagtattttcttgtttgctggtgacataaagggaccctgagcagactcTCAAAATGATAATCTGCACTTACCATGCGCaattgcgcatgcgtggcccgtcTGTGCTCCCAACTCAATCACGTGCCCATCTCCGTAAGCATTCTGCGCATATGCGGTTCAGTCTTTCGTGAAACGCACATGTGCAGGACACTTATGGTGACCGGTGCATGATAGACCCGGGTGCGCCGAT
Encoded here:
- the LOC137533528 gene encoding olfactory receptor 6N1-like, producing the protein MNGTAVTHFILLAFADLREFQNLLSFIFFLTYVTSIVGNVFIIMLVRTDSSLSSPMYFFISIFSALEMMFASVTVPKLLANLVAANNVISFNGCIIQMYVFDSMGVTECYLLAVMVFDRHLAISNPLRYSSIMTHTFRTELAILPWLVGFGTILIPVIFTAQLEFCGPNTIDHFFCEFAPLQRLSSADTFVSRVSTSVTGAFDIVLPFLVIMGLYIHIIATVTKIKTVEGKQKAFSTCTSHLIVASLFYGTAIIVYVNPGGTNHDKYLAFMYTAFTPMVNPFIYTFRNQDVKKAFRRLLNQFLTQSCMPHQ